The following proteins come from a genomic window of Nitrospirota bacterium:
- a CDS encoding SDR family NAD(P)-dependent oxidoreductase, whose amino-acid sequence MARAVNGLVVLITGASSGIGRETALLLGAEEAKLGLVARREGRLREVADAIRGAGGSAEIFAGDVGSPETLDSAVRGCVERFGRLDVLVNNAGAGLFATVEQTTIEDLEAMLAVNLRGTFHGIKAALPVMRGQGAGHIINVASTAGRRGSPYVGAYCAAKFAVVGLTESLRTELLGTGIDVSLVLPGATRTDFFDAACRRTERHRGLVGPVEDVRTVAARIVGVIRRPRAEVIAQPVRRRAVLGVNLVAASFVDRLLARMIAGGTAGHD is encoded by the coding sequence GTGGCACGCGCCGTCAATGGACTGGTGGTCTTGATCACCGGAGCATCGAGCGGGATCGGCCGGGAGACGGCCCTGCTTCTGGGCGCCGAAGAAGCCAAGCTGGGTCTCGTAGCGCGCCGCGAGGGCCGGTTGCGTGAGGTGGCTGACGCGATCCGGGGGGCGGGTGGCTCGGCCGAAATCTTCGCGGGGGACGTGGGGAGCCCGGAGACGCTCGACTCGGCCGTCCGTGGCTGCGTGGAGCGGTTCGGTCGGCTCGATGTCCTGGTCAACAACGCGGGTGCCGGGCTGTTCGCGACCGTGGAACAGACCACGATCGAGGACCTTGAAGCCATGCTGGCGGTCAACCTCAGGGGGACCTTCCACGGGATCAAGGCGGCGCTGCCGGTCATGCGGGGGCAGGGCGCCGGCCACATCATCAATGTGGCCTCGACCGCCGGGCGACGCGGATCACCTTACGTCGGGGCCTATTGCGCCGCGAAGTTCGCGGTGGTCGGCCTCACGGAGTCGCTCCGGACCGAACTTCTGGGCACGGGCATCGATGTGAGCCTCGTCCTTCCGGGCGCGACGCGGACGGACTTTTTCGACGCGGCGTGTCGCCGCACGGAGCGGCATCGCGGGTTGGTCGGGCCGGTGGAGGACGTCCGGACGGTCGCGGCCCGCATCGTCGGGGTGATCCGCCGGCCACGCGCCGAGGTTATCGCGCAACCGGTTCGGCGGCGGGCCGTCCTGGGAGTGAATCTCGTCGCCGCCAGTTTCGTGGACCGGCTGCTCGCGCGGATGATCGCCGGTGGGACCGCCGGCCACGATTGA